The genomic region CTGGTGCAAAGTTCAGATTTAGGTCGATCATCTACAACGTAAACGTTGAGAACGAGACTGAGGAATGGAGGGAACAGGTGAGACGTGGTGTTGTCTTCCTCCTGAGGTCACTCGAGGAGGGGCTCTTCATTGGCGCCAGGAAAACCACGGGAGCAGGCCTTGTTAAGCTTCAGGATATCAGGGTTAGGACCATGGTTCCTGGTCAACCTTGGAGAGAAGTGAAGTGGGCAGAGGTGAAGCTGTAATGGAGATGTACCTGATTAGAAAGGACGTGATAAAGAGGGTTGTCGTGTTTCAGGGGGTACTGAGGGCTGACTCCCCTGTCCTGGTGAGCACTGGAGAAAGGGGTCCAATCAAGGAAGTCATCAGGGACGCGGATGGTAACCCATACATTCCCGGGAGCTCTTGGAAGGGGGTCTTCAGGTCTGCAGGGGAGAGGATAGCGAGGGAGAGGGGCCTCACGGTATGTTCTGGGCTCACGAACGACAGTTGCCTACGGAAATACCAAAAGGAGAGAGATTTCATGAATGCCTTAAGGCAGGGACAACAACAACTTCCTACCGCGATGGAGATAGCCTGGAACTACACCTGTCTCAACTGTAAGGTGTTCGGGACGATGTCGATTCTGGGCCAGGTTAGGTTCATGGACTCGGTCTCTGCAGATTACAGGGTGAATAACCGCACCATGATAGCCATAAGCAGGAAGGACGGCTCCGTTGCCGGAAAGGCGCTTGTTACCCTAGAGTACCTAGATGTGGGATCGCATTTCCCCTTCACGTTGTACACCTATAATCTCCCGAACTACGCCCTAGGCTACCTGATCAGGATCATGGAGGACATTCACAAACACCTGGTTCAGGTTGGGGGGAACAAGAGCAGAGGTTTCGGTTTCCTCTCCTTTGAGAAGTTGTCCATGAACATCATGGTACCAGAGAACTCGACCGTAGAACATCTCCCAAAGCTGGACGATGACGACGTTGACGTGAAAATAAACGCGAAGGAGTTGAGGGATCTCCCGGGAGACAGGTTCTTCGAGTTGACGTCCCCGCTAAAGGAGGCATTCAAGAATGCAAGGATCTCGTACCCTCGCTAGGACTCCAAGGGATGAGGGCACTCCCACAAGGGTGGAGATTACCCTTGAGGTGGTGTCCGATTACCTTCACGTGGGGCAAGGGAAGGCAACAATACCAACGGGCATTGAATCCACTAACCTGGATTTTAACAAGGTATTGGCCATGTTTAACAGGGGCGACCCACTGGCCTATTCGCAGATTGACAATCTCTTTGCTGACTATAACGCATTCCCACGGGACAGTGGTAAAGTAATTATCCCAGGAAGCACTGTGAAGGGAGCTGTGAGGACTAGGCTTGAAATGTCAATACCGAATTCCTGTTACATAGTGGATAGGACTGGGAACGGAAAGTCACCTGGATATGTCAAGATATTCAACCCAGACCAGAACAAAAGGAGCGACAATTACGCTAAGGGACATTCGGTGAATCCAGGCAAGGTATGCCCTGTGTGTGACCTGTTGGGAAGTCCTGGCTTAGGTAGCAGGGTTTCGTTCAGCGACCTGGTTTTAACATCCGGCCGTCTTGGCGTGGCAGAAATCGACAAAATGGAGTACGAAGTGGCGATGAAGGGCTCTAGATTCTCGGGCTTCTTCCTCGTGAACCTCAAGAAAAACGAGATTGGGGCAATACTTTACGGTCTAGGGATCAGGTGCGAGGCTGGTAAACCTTTCTCTAGGACAATCTTGTTGGGCAGGTTCAAGTTTGAGAACCCACAGTTTGGTAGGGTGAAGTTCACGGCAAACCTCAAGGACCAGGAGCAGTGCAATCAAATAAACGATTTCGTGAAGGAATACAGACCGAAGGACATTCGTGAGGTGTAAAAAATGAAGATCTGTTTCTCTAGATCGCTCTCCATCCTTGAAGGTGAGGAGTGCAAACCAGGTCTAGCCATAATTAACCTGGAGGTTGAGGTAAGGGACAAGATTAAGGTCAAGACCGAGAAGGGCGAATTTACTTTAGGTGAAGAGAAATGAGGGGAAAACTTTACCTTCTGGAGGATGGTTCAGACGTTCACATCGTGAACGAGGCGAAGGCTAAGGCAATTGTGGATGAACTGATGGATATACTCGCATATCTGGCCAAGATCATTGACGACATGACCAAACCAGACGGATCTCCCCTTCCTCCACAGAGCAAGGTGAGGCTGTTCTCTGAGCTCGCCGTGGCCATCTTCAATTTCCCTATAGTGATAGGATACGCCACAGTTGTGGAAAGGAAGTCCACCAAGGAGAGAGTTCTCATAAACAACTTCGACTACCTAGTGGCATACGCCGTTGAGAGATATATTAACGAGGGAATTAGGTCCGACCTTTACGAAAAGCTGAAGGAGGGTAAACTGGAGGATGTACTGGAAACTCTAGAGAAGGCACAGGCCATGAGGCTCGTAAGGCACCTAAGCAGTATGAGGCCTAAACTTGCGGAGATCTACGAGGTGCTGAGGGCTATTCCGTCCGATACTAGACCCGGACTAAACCTAACCTCGCTTCCCTCCCACATGCTCCTGACCTCTGTGATTGCCTGGAGTCTTCAATCGCAGGGCTACGA from Metallosphaera sedula DSM 5348 harbors:
- the csx7 gene encoding type III CRISPR-associated RAMP protein Csx7 produces the protein MEMYLIRKDVIKRVVVFQGVLRADSPVLVSTGERGPIKEVIRDADGNPYIPGSSWKGVFRSAGERIARERGLTVCSGLTNDSCLRKYQKERDFMNALRQGQQQLPTAMEIAWNYTCLNCKVFGTMSILGQVRFMDSVSADYRVNNRTMIAISRKDGSVAGKALVTLEYLDVGSHFPFTLYTYNLPNYALGYLIRIMEDIHKHLVQVGGNKSRGFGFLSFEKLSMNIMVPENSTVEHLPKLDDDDVDVKINAKELRDLPGDRFFELTSPLKEAFKNARISYPR
- a CDS encoding RAMP superfamily CRISPR-associated protein, translated to MQGSRTLARTPRDEGTPTRVEITLEVVSDYLHVGQGKATIPTGIESTNLDFNKVLAMFNRGDPLAYSQIDNLFADYNAFPRDSGKVIIPGSTVKGAVRTRLEMSIPNSCYIVDRTGNGKSPGYVKIFNPDQNKRSDNYAKGHSVNPGKVCPVCDLLGSPGLGSRVSFSDLVLTSGRLGVAEIDKMEYEVAMKGSRFSGFFLVNLKKNEIGAILYGLGIRCEAGKPFSRTILLGRFKFENPQFGRVKFTANLKDQEQCNQINDFVKEYRPKDIREV